Proteins found in one Aspergillus chevalieri M1 DNA, chromosome 2, nearly complete sequence genomic segment:
- the GUF1 gene encoding GTPase GUF1 (COG:J;~EggNog:ENOG410PJNW;~InterPro:IPR000640,IPR035654,IPR005225,IPR038363, IPR027417,IPR000795,IPR031157,IPR006297,IPR013842, IPR009000,IPR035647;~PFAM:PF06421,PF00009,PF00679,PF01926;~SECRETED:SignalP(1-19);~go_function: GO:0003924 - GTPase activity [Evidence IEA];~go_function: GO:0005525 - GTP binding [Evidence IEA]), which produces MRGCLHLARWLRAAPTCLAARSLARSLPSGIALRATTRSFTNTSLWQAARSHAAKPLGELEQRIAAIPIERYRNFCIVAHVDHGKSTLSDRLLELTGTIQPGTNKQVLDKLDVERERGITVKAQTCTMIYNHNGEDYLLHLVDTPGHVDFRAEVSRSYASCGGALLLVDASQGVQAQTVANFYLAFAQGLELIPVLNKVDLPSAEPERALEQMKNSFELETDNAVWVSAKTGLNVPKVLPTVVEKIPAPVGECKKPLRMLLVDSWYDSYKGVICLVRIFDGELRPGQQVVSFATGIKYYVGEVGIMYPNETSQTVLRAGQVGYIFFNPGMKRSKEAKIGDTYTTVGSEEAVEPLPGFEEPKPMVFVAAYPVDADHFEHLEDSINQLILNDRSIHVQKESSEALGAGFRLGFLGTLHCSVFEDRLRQEHGASIIITPPSVPVKVLWKDGREDIITNPAKFPDEDELRGKVAEIQEPYVLATLTFPDEYLGKAIELCEANRGEQESLDYFTSTQVILKYQLPLAQLVDDFFGKLKGSTKGYASLDYEDSGWRAGHIVKLQLLVNKVPVDAVSRVMHASQVDRTGRKWVTKFKEHVDRQLFEIVIQAAVGKKVVARETVKPYRKDVLAKLHASDVSRRRKLLEKQKEGRKKLKAVGNVVIEHKAFQQFLAK; this is translated from the exons ATGCGAGGATGCCTGCACTTAGCCAGATGGCTGCGCGCAGCACCAACTTGCCTGGCTGCGAGAAGCCTCGCCAGGTCGCTGCCATCCGGCATAGCTCTTAGAGCAACAACGAGATCTTTCACCAACACATCCTTATGGCAAGCAGCGCGGTCTCACGCGGCGAAACCGCTAGGTGAACTCGAACAGCGCATCGCCGCGATCCCGATCGAACGATATCGCAATTTTTGCATCGTTGCACATGTCGACCATGGCAAGAGTACGCTTTCCGACCGGCTTCTGGAATTGACGGGCACGATCCAGCCAGGTACGAATAAGCAAGTGCTGGATAAGCTGGATGTTGAAAGAGAACGCGGTATTACGGTCAAGGCGCAGACGTGTACGATGATCTACAACCACAACGGGGAGGACTATCTGCTGCATCTGGTCGATACACCGGGACATGTGGATTTCCGTGCGGAGGTGTCGCGCAGTTATGCCAGTTGTGGTGGTGCATTGCTTCTAGTCGATGCGAGCCAGGGTGTCCAAGCGCAGACTGTTGCGAACTTCTACCTTGCTTTTGCTCAGGGATTGGAGTTGATCCCGGTTCTCAATAAGGTCGACCTGCCATCGGCTGAGCCTGAGCGGGCTCTTGAACAGATGAAGAACTCATTTGAGCTGGAAACAGACAATGCAGTTTGGGTGTCGGCTAAAACTGGGCTGAATGTGCCCAAAGTGCTTCCCACCGTTGTTGAGAAGATTCCAGC TCCCGTAGGTGAATGTAAGAAACCGTTGCGGATGCTTCTGGTCGACTCGTGGTATGATTCGTACAAAGGCGTCATCTGCTTGGTTCGCATCTTCGACGGTGAACTTCGCCCCGGTCAACAAGTGGTATCGTTTGCAACCGGCATCAAGTATTACGTCGGCGAAGTTGGCATCATGTACCCGAACGAGACATCGCAGACAGTCCTACGCGCAGGCCAGGTGGGATACATTTTCTTCAATCCGGGAATGAAGCGCAGCAAGGAAGCCAAGATCGGAGATACATACACAACGGTTGGATCTGAGGAAGCCGTGGAACCACTTCCTGGATTCGAAGAGCCCAAGCCAATGGTCTTCGTGGCCGCTTACCCCGTGGATGCGGACCACTTCGAGCACCTGGAAGACAGCATCAACCAGCTCATTCTCAACGACAGAAGTATTCACGTGCAGAAGGAGTCTTCCGAAGCCCTTGGTGCAGGTTTCCGACTGGGATTCCTGGGTACCTTGCACTGTTCAGTCTTCGAAGATCGTCTACGCCAGGAACACGGAGccagcatcatcatcacacCACCCTCCGTACCCGTAAAGGTACTCTGGAAAGACGGCCGAGAAGACATAATCACCAACCCGGCCAAATTCCCCGACGAAGACGAACTCCGCGGCAAAGTCGCCGAGATCCAAGAACCCTACGTCCTAGCCACCCTAACCTTCCCGGACGAATATCTAGGAAAGGCCATCGAACTATGCGAAGCCAACCGCGGCGAGCAAGAAAGCCTCGACTACTTCACCTCGACGCAGGTCATCCTGAAATACCAACTCCCCCTCGCCCAGCTCGTCGACGACTTTTTCGGCAAACTCAAGGGCTCCACTAAAGGCTACGCCAGTCTCGACTACGAAGACTCCGGCTGGCGCGCCGGACACATCGTCAAGTTACAACTCCTCGTCAACAAAGTGCCCGTCGACGCCGTCTCGCGAGTCATGCACGCAAGCCAAGTCGATCGCACGGGCCGGAAATGGGTGACCAAGTTCAAAGAGCATGTTGACCGTCAGCTGTTCGAAATCGTCATCCAAGCTGCCGTTGGCAAGAAGGTCGTGGCGCGTGAAACGGTCAAGCCGTATCGGAAAGACGTGCTGGCGAAGCTGCATGCCAGTGATGTCAGTCGGCGGAGGAAGTTGctggagaagcagaaggagGGACGGAAGAAACTTAAGGCTGTTGGGAACGTTGTTATTGAGCATAAGGCTTTTCAGCAGTTTTTGGCTAAGTAA
- the preB gene encoding alpha-factor pheromone receptor STE2 (COG:T;~EggNog:ENOG410PQXS;~InterPro:IPR027458,IPR000366;~PFAM:PF02116;~TransMembrane:7 (o41-68i80-103o123-147i159-185o205-224i244-265o271-294i);~go_component: GO:0016020 - membrane [Evidence IEA];~go_function: GO:0004932 - mating-type factor pheromone receptor activity [Evidence IEA];~go_process: GO:0007186 - G protein-coupled receptor signaling pathway [Evidence IEA]): protein MASETTQSFGSNGFDPFEQNITMHQADGTPFLVPVNSVDAWLQYCIRICINYGCQMGASAVLLIVLILLTRAEKRSSAIFWLNTLALVTNVARLLCQLIYFTGPLVRLYPIFASDYSRVPQSTYAGSIVGAAFAFLAVVFMEVSLVLQIQVVCATLRRWYRLMLLVASTLVAMIPIGFRFALLVINSMSIMDLEVISSTWLENAANVVVTVSICFFCTVFVVKLGFAIKLRKKLGVREYGPMKVIFVMGCQTMIIPAIFSILQYIVHVPELYSNVLTVVIISLPLSSIWAGYTFEQKSRVASRTSDSHRHLMNLNSYNPMRTKMLSTSLSTDATARNSIDANATCYVTLSPTRQIDPELSKYGISVKHDYSVQSHHKDGGEV from the exons ATGGCGTCGGAAACAACTCAAAGCTTCGGCAGCAACGGCTTCGACCCGTTTGAGCAGAACATCACCATGCACCAGGCAGATGGCACCCCGTTTCTCGTGCCTGTGAACTCCGTGGATGCGTGGCTCCAGTACTGCATCCGCATCTGCATCAACTACGGTTGCCAAATGGGCGCCTCGGCCGTCCTGCTCATCGTCCTCATACTACTCACCAGAGCCGAGAAGCGTTCCTCTGCCATTTTCTGGTTGAACACCCTGGCTCTAGTCACCAACGTTGCCCGCCTGCTCTGCCAGCTCATCTATTTCACCGGCCCTCTTGTCCGCCTGTACCCTATTTTCGCCTCAGACTACTCCAGGGTCCCCCAATCTACCTATGCAGGCTCGATTGTAGGTGCTGCCTTTGCATTCCTTGCTGTCGTCTTCATGGAAGTTTCCTTGGTCCTGCAGATCCAGGTGGTCTGCGCGACTCTCCGACGCTGGTATCGACTGATGCTCCTGGTGGCGTCTACTCTCGTGGCCATGATTCCTATTGGATTTCGCTTTGCTTTGCTTGTGATCAATTCGATGTCGATCATGGATCTCGAAGTCATTTCGTCTACTTGGCTAGAAAACGCCGCCAATGTTGTCGTTACTGTCAGTATCTGCTTCTTTTGCACTGTCTTTGTCGTCAAGCTGGGGTTCGCTATCAAGTTACGCAAGAAGCTTGGTGTGCGAGAGTACGGTCCCATGAAGGTTATCTTTGTCATGGGATGTCAGACCATGATAATTCCAG CCATTTTCTCGATCCTGCAGTACATCGTCCACGTCCCCGAGCTCTACTCCAACGTCCTAACCgtcgtcatcatctccctccctctctcctCCATCTGGGCCGGTTACACCTTCGAGCAAAAAAGCCGCGTCGCCAGCCGCACCTCCGACTCCCACCGCCACCTCATGAATTTGAACAGCTACAACCCCATGAGAACAAAGATGTTGTCGACGTCGCTTTCTACCGATGCCACGGCGAGGAATAGCATTGATGCGAATGCTACGTGCTACGTAACGCTCAGCCCGACTAGGCAAATTGATCCGGAGTTGTCGAAGTATGGGATTTCGGTTAAGCATGATTATTCCGTGCAGAGTCATCACAAGGATGGGGGTGAAGTTTAA
- a CDS encoding isopenicillin N synthase family dioxygenase (COG:Q;~EggNog:ENOG410PVG3;~InterPro:IPR026992,IPR027443,IPR005123;~PFAM:PF03171,PF14226;~go_function: GO:0016491 - oxidoreductase activity [Evidence IEA];~go_process: GO:0055114 - oxidation-reduction process [Evidence IEA]) yields the protein MSLDLSLLNSPTQSQSFCNDLLATLKSRGVARLTNHGIPEETINKLFDMTRNFFAASHEDKMIAKHPPESTPNRGYSYVGQESVGNISGFEKGVSQVKSVKDIKETFDMGSPTDTLVDNIWMPEDKLPGFRHFMEDFYAQCFALEKTILIALARALNVPESQLLSLHSAAENEFRLLHYPAIPVSLLKDGTSTRIAEHTDFGTITMLFQDSTGGLQVEDQMCLGTFHGIESNKTDIILNIGDSLQRLTNDTFRAACHRVTYPPTVKINEGEGENEDEVIPERYSIAYFAKPNRNASLLPFSEFVTESRPCRYDDMTAWEYNNLRITKLYQAA from the exons ATGTCACTCGATCTCTCCCTTCTCAACTCTCCCACCCAAAGCCAATCCTTCTGCAATGATCTCCTCGCTACCCTCAAAAGCCGCGGCGTTGCCCGCCTCACCAACCACGGCATCCCCGAAGAAACCATCAACAAGCTCTTCGACATGACCCGCAACTTCTTCGCCGCGTCGCACGaggacaagatgattgcgAAGCATCCGCCCGAGTCGACCCCGAATCGGGGATATAGCTATGTTGGACAGGAGTCTGTGGGCAACATCAGCGGGTTCGAGAAGGGTGTGTCGCAGGTGAAGAGTGTGAAAGACATCAAG GAAACATTCGACATGGGCTCCCCCACCGACACCCTCGTCGACAACATCTGGATGCCCGAAGACAAACTCCCCGGCTTCAGACACTTCATGGAAGACTTCTACGCGCAATGCTTCGCCCTCGAGAAAACCATCCTCATCGCCCTCGCGCGCGCCCTCAACGTCCCCGAATCCCAACTACTATCCCTCCACTCCGCTGCTGAAAACGAATTCCGTCTACTTCACTACCCGGCCATCCCAGTATCGCTGCTCAAAGATGGTACTTCCACGCGCATCGCCGAACACACCGACTTTGGAACCATCACGATGCTCTTCCAGGACTCGACGGGTGGTCTGCAGGTCGAGGACCAGATGTGTCTGGGCACTTTCCACGGCATCGAGTCGAATAAGACGGATATTATCCTGAATATCGGGGATTCGCTGCAGAGGTTAACGAATGATACCTTCCGCGCTGCGTGCCATCGGGTTACGTATCCGCCTACTGTGAAGATCAATGAAGGCGAGGGCGAGAACGAGGACGAGGTTATTCCGGAACGGTACTCGATTGCGTACTTTGCGAAACCGAATCGGAATGCGTCATTGTTGCCATTCTCGGAGTTTGTGACTGAGAGCAGGCCGTGTCGGTATGATGATATGACGGCTTGGGAGTATAATAATTTGCGAATTACGAAGTTGTATCAGGCTGCTTAG
- a CDS encoding CsbD family protein (COG:S;~EggNog:ENOG410PTBP;~InterPro:IPR036629), translating into MADNNSSTLKSYVDSATGLAQRAVGAVTGSTSTQAEGQSTQDHSKSEHAASHDTAKLGHVTADPQTGATAQDSSTRTTGSWDQTVGSAKESVGNFIGNENLRRQGVEQNAAGKEAEAKGQLKDLGEGVTDRAQGKLGGIGAAIVGDREEEEKWRQVHDEGKVKQRGAEADIDKKGGY; encoded by the exons ATGGCCGACAACAACTCTTCCACCCTCAAGTCCTACGTCGACTCCGCCACCGGTCTCGCCCAGCGTGCCGTCGGTGCAGTCACCGGTAGCACCTCTACTCAG GCCGAAGGCCAATCGACCCAAGACCACTCCAAATCCGAACATGCCGCAAGCCACGACACCGCCAAACTCGGGCACGTAACCGCCGACCCCCAAACCGGCGCCACGGCCCAGGATAGTTCAACTCGCACCACGGGCTCGTGGGACCAAACCGTCGGCTCGGCAAAGGAGTCTGTCGGCAACTTCATTGGAAATGAGAATCTGCGCCGGCAGGGCGTCGAGCAGAATGCTGCTGGCAAAGAGGCGGAGGCCAAGGGGCAATTGAAGGATCTGGGGGAGGGGGTGACTGATCGCGCGCAGGGGAAGTTGGGGGGAATTGGGGCTGCGATTGTCGGGGAtagggaggaggaggagaagtgGAGGCAGGTTCATGATGAGGGGAAGGTTAAGCAGAGGGGGGCGGAGGCGGATATTGATAAGAAGGGGGGTTATTAG
- a CDS encoding indoleamine 2,3-dioxygenase (COG:E;~EggNog:ENOG410PFRQ;~InterPro:IPR037217,IPR000898;~PFAM:PF01231;~go_function: GO:0020037 - heme binding [Evidence IEA];~go_function: GO:0046872 - metal ion binding [Evidence IEA];~go_process: GO:0019441 - tryptophan catabolic process to kynurenine [Evidence IEA]), with protein sequence MLAPVPELADYGISPDHGFLPSELPLTTLPDPYYARWEAIASNLQGLLLSKRIRETVDRLPTLSTSYLQSESEWRRAYVVLVFILHAYVWGGHKPQERIPPQLTIPLLEICDHLELPPVATYAGVCLWNYKPVFPDEPAGHLNNLASVNTFTGSLDEQWFYLVSVAIESRGGPTLPLMLRAISAARKGQSGVVTECLHELAERLDDIGALLERMYENCDPYVFYNRIRPYLAGSKNMAEAGLPNGLLYDDGSDPKYGQYGGGSNAQSSLIQFFDIVLGVEHRPTGEKPQAPASDKEGVAGRPRHGFIQEMRSYMPGPHRRFLEHVNAVANIREFVEARRSDKALCIAYDACLYMLRTMRDKHIQIVSRYIIIQSKGAREQTQPAARGSAKPQNLASSRPVDKKKLRGTGGTALIPFLKQARDETGEPAIDAWARRLLGDAPVPSGFAALSKIGENSDGHIEVVGLSGTWAADESEGGICHW encoded by the exons ATGCTCGCCCCCGTGCCGGAGCTGGCGGACTATGGCATCTCGCCCGATCATGGCTTCCTTCCTTCCGAGTTGCCTCTCACAACTTTACCAGATCCATACTATGCCAGATGGGAGGCAATTGCATCGAATCTACAGGGTTTGCTGTTGAGTAAGAGGATCAGAGAGACCGTGGACCGTTTACCAACATTGTCGACCTCGTACCTTCAGTCTGAGAGCGAGTGGCGACGGGCTTatgtggtgctggtgtttaTCCTGCATGCCTATGTTTGGGGAGGACATAAGCCACAAGAG AGAATCCCTCCCCAACTGACCATACCCCTGTTGGAAATCTGCGACCATCTGGAACTCCCTCCGGTAGCCACCTATGCTGGCGTGTGTCTTTGGAATTACAAACCCGTCTTCCCAGATGAACCCGCCGGACACCTCAACAACCTGGCCTCAGTTAACACCTTTACCGGATCGCTGGACGAACAATGGTTTTACTTGGTTTCCGTGGCCATCGAGTCTCGTGGAGGACCAACACTTCCACTGATGTTGCGGGCCATTTCAGCCGCACGTAAGGGTCAAAGTGGTGTCGTGACGGAGTGTCTGCATGAGCTGGCAGAGCGGCTGGATGATATCGGTGCCTTGCTTGAGCGGATGTACGAGAACTGTGACCCCTACGTCTTCTATAACCGGATCCGTCCCTATCTCGCTGGCAGCAAGAACATGGCAGAGGCTGGCCTCCCCAATGGTCTGCTGTACGATGACGGCAGTGATCCGAAGTATGGTCAGTACGGCGGAGGTAGCAACGCGCAGAGCTCGTTGATCCAATTCTTCGACATTGTCCTCGGGGTGGAGCATCGACCCACGGGCGAGAAACCCCAGGCCCCCGCGTCTGATAAAGAAGGAGTTGCCGGCAGACCGCGACATGGCTTCATCCAGGAGATGCGCTCGTACATGCCCGGGCCTCACCGGCGATTCCTGGAGCACGTCAACGCTGTCGCCAACATCCGTGAATTTGTCGAGGCACGCAGATCAGACAAGGCTTTGTGCATTGCCTACGACGCTTGTCTGTACATGCTCCGAACCATGCGCGACAAGCACATCCAGATCGTCTCGCGATACATCATCATCCAATCCAAGGGCGCACGGGAGCAAACACAGCCGGCAGCCCGAGGCAGTGCGAAGCCCCAAAACCTTGCCTCGAGTCGACCCGTCGATAAGAAGAAGCTTCGAGGAACCGGTGGAACGGCACTAATCCCGTTCTTGAAACAAGCGCGGGATGAGACGGGTGAACCGGCGATTGACGCATGGGCACGACGGTTGCTGGGAGACGCACCTGTGCCGTCGGGCTTTGCGGCGTTGAGTAAGATTGGGGAGAATTCGGATGGACATATCGAGGTGGTGGGATTATCAGGGACGTGGGCAGCTGATGAGAGTGAGGGTGGGATTTGCCATTGGTGA